In Paenibacillus sp. JQZ6Y-1, the following proteins share a genomic window:
- a CDS encoding pyridoxamine 5'-phosphate oxidase family protein, protein MRRKDFSIEEQQEIEEFLEEVSFGFLGIPSEDGWPRVVPLNFAYGNGVFYVHGSRVGEKMKLLQHDNRVSFSAAHEYTLIPSYFTDADMACPATSFFKSVTVRGHAEIITDLDEKAEGLSIFMRKLQPEGGYDPITTDDPRYIPRLKGVALIKIVPQEWSAKFKFGQNIKGDERQQLINGLQQRGSTGDLATLDMMKKYCPAHRSSSEQA, encoded by the coding sequence ATGCGTAGAAAAGACTTTTCGATAGAGGAACAGCAGGAGATCGAAGAATTTTTGGAAGAGGTTAGCTTTGGGTTTCTGGGAATTCCGAGCGAGGATGGATGGCCACGAGTAGTGCCGCTGAACTTTGCGTATGGCAATGGTGTCTTTTATGTGCATGGTAGCCGCGTAGGTGAAAAGATGAAGTTGCTACAGCATGATAATCGGGTCAGCTTCTCAGCGGCACATGAATATACGCTGATCCCTTCCTATTTTACAGATGCAGATATGGCGTGTCCGGCAACGTCTTTTTTTAAAAGTGTAACGGTACGAGGACATGCCGAAATCATAACCGATCTGGACGAGAAGGCGGAAGGATTGAGCATTTTCATGCGTAAATTGCAGCCAGAAGGCGGCTATGATCCTATCACCACCGACGATCCTCGGTATATTCCACGTCTAAAAGGTGTCGCACTTATCAAGATCGTTCCGCAGGAGTGGAGTGCCAAATTCAAATTCGGACAAAATATTAAAGGTGACGAACGTCAGCAATTGATCAACGGTTTGCAGCAGCGCGGTTCTACGGGTGATCTAGCAACGCTGGACATGATGAAAAAGTACTGCCCTGCTCACCGCTCCTCATCAGAACAGGCATAA
- a CDS encoding NUDIX hydrolase — protein MEPKWLEWAKQLQAISQAGLEYSRDVYDIERFQQLRELSLEIMEQYTDVDKEQIRGLFANETGYATPKVDVRGVVFQDNRILLIREKIDGAWALPGGWADIGLSPKEIVVKEIAEESGYEARAVRLLGVIDKKFHQHPPSPWHVYKMFILCEITGGEAAVDTTETMEVGFFAEDELPPLSVERNTEKQIRTLFEHLRHPDLPVFCD, from the coding sequence GTGGAGCCGAAGTGGCTGGAATGGGCAAAGCAGTTGCAGGCAATTAGTCAAGCGGGGCTAGAATATTCGCGCGATGTGTATGATATCGAGCGTTTCCAGCAATTGCGTGAGCTGAGTCTGGAGATTATGGAACAGTACACGGATGTGGACAAAGAGCAGATTCGTGGATTGTTTGCTAATGAGACTGGATACGCGACGCCCAAAGTGGATGTGCGCGGTGTCGTATTTCAGGATAACCGTATTTTGCTCATTCGCGAGAAAATCGATGGAGCCTGGGCACTGCCGGGCGGTTGGGCAGATATTGGATTGTCACCGAAGGAAATTGTCGTGAAGGAAATTGCTGAGGAATCTGGATATGAAGCAAGAGCCGTGCGCCTGCTTGGCGTGATCGACAAAAAATTCCACCAGCACCCGCCATCACCTTGGCATGTGTATAAAATGTTCATTCTGTGCGAGATTACCGGAGGCGAAGCAGCCGTTGATACGACGGAGACGATGGAGGTTGGCTTTTTTGCGGAAGATGAATTGCCACCGTTATCTGTAGAACGTAATACAGAAAAGCAGATCCGAACGCTGTTTGAACATCTGCGTCATCCCGATCTGCCTGTATTTTGCGATTAA
- a CDS encoding histidine phosphatase family protein, with the protein MTTFGLIRHGSTIWNKEGRAQGSSDIPLNENGWQQARLLGERIAGEQWDRIYASDLIRAQQTAQAIAEAAKLDISCDPRLRELDGGLIEGTTQAERIERWGEDWKQQDLGLETPESGAARGISCLSELAQRYPNERILIVSHGVLLNHVLNAILQQEPKWHALENMSITVVHCDDPKQWDCELYNCTRHLLPYETNSAD; encoded by the coding sequence ATGACGACGTTCGGCTTGATCCGGCATGGAAGTACAATCTGGAACAAAGAAGGCCGTGCACAAGGCAGTTCAGACATTCCTTTAAATGAAAATGGTTGGCAGCAGGCGCGTCTGCTTGGCGAGCGTATCGCTGGTGAACAGTGGGATCGCATCTATGCCAGCGACCTGATTCGCGCACAGCAGACGGCACAGGCGATTGCCGAAGCTGCCAAGCTGGACATCTCCTGTGATCCGCGTTTGCGTGAGCTGGACGGTGGATTGATCGAAGGAACGACTCAGGCGGAGCGCATTGAACGCTGGGGTGAGGATTGGAAGCAGCAAGACCTTGGGCTGGAAACACCAGAATCGGGCGCAGCACGCGGCATTAGCTGTCTGAGTGAGCTGGCGCAGCGCTATCCAAATGAACGTATTCTCATCGTTAGCCACGGTGTACTGCTGAACCATGTGCTGAATGCGATTTTGCAGCAGGAGCCGAAATGGCATGCGCTTGAGAATATGTCGATCACTGTTGTTCATTGCGATGATCCAAAGCAATGGGATTGCGAATTGTACAATTGTACCCGCCATCTGTTACCATATGAAACAAACTCGGCGGATTGA
- a CDS encoding AEC family transporter → MLTQLLSTMYQVFLPISLPVIGGVLLRRFRGLDTKPLATLSLYVLTPSIVFNTLLHADISLGDVGHTISFSLLSLIILWLIAIVLSRALHLNAQEQAGLTMISTFTNCVNYGLPLVLLAFGQLGLDKASVYVIGQMIIVNTVGVFFAARSHFSVRHAVYSVFRLPAIYAAIIASVLRMNGVSLPTALDEGFAMLAAAYSPVALAVLGAQMMNVGISNVPVGNDSAQLAAAAAPTRRAFWAGLSLRIVAAPLLSWLLLWLLGIDGILFNVLFILTSMPTAVNAVILAEQFGAAPRLVSRCIVWTTLSSIIVLPVLIYILQ, encoded by the coding sequence ATGCTCACTCAGTTGCTGTCTACGATGTATCAGGTATTTTTGCCGATTTCTCTGCCGGTGATCGGTGGTGTGCTATTACGGCGGTTTCGAGGGCTGGATACAAAGCCGCTCGCGACCTTGTCGCTCTATGTATTAACACCTTCGATCGTGTTCAACACTTTACTGCATGCGGATATTTCGCTGGGGGATGTAGGGCATACCATTAGTTTTTCGTTGCTCAGTCTCATCATTTTATGGCTCATCGCGATTGTATTGAGTCGAGCGCTTCATCTGAATGCACAGGAGCAAGCCGGATTAACTATGATTTCGACATTTACGAATTGTGTCAATTATGGGTTGCCGTTAGTGTTGCTGGCTTTTGGTCAATTGGGATTGGATAAAGCTTCGGTGTATGTGATCGGGCAGATGATTATTGTGAATACAGTTGGAGTGTTTTTCGCGGCTCGTTCTCACTTTTCGGTTCGTCATGCGGTGTATTCGGTCTTTCGGTTGCCTGCCATTTATGCAGCGATAATTGCGAGCGTCTTGCGAATGAATGGTGTATCCTTACCCACTGCATTAGATGAAGGATTTGCCATGCTGGCAGCGGCTTATTCGCCAGTAGCACTGGCAGTTCTGGGTGCACAAATGATGAATGTCGGCATCTCGAACGTCCCTGTCGGTAATGATTCCGCGCAACTTGCCGCAGCAGCTGCCCCAACCCGTCGTGCATTCTGGGCAGGTCTGAGCTTACGCATTGTAGCGGCTCCGTTATTATCGTGGTTACTGCTGTGGTTACTTGGCATTGACGGCATTTTGTTCAATGTACTGTTTATTTTGACCTCCATGCCAACAGCGGTGAATGCGGTCATTTTGGCAGAGCAGTTTGGTGCTGCGCCTCGTCTGGTGTCCAGATGTATTGTATGGACGACACTCAGCTCGATCATTGTGCTACCTGTATTGATTTATATTCTTCAATAA
- a CDS encoding nuclear transport factor 2 family protein, with product MPRKTSVLLSMSLASVLTLSTVGTAGAAAVDSTSCQSVNSVSVKTKTATSTAPQTQQQKAQKQLTQNKQLVLNMFKTIFTEHKLDQASRYIATDYIQHNPLAANGRQAFVDFFQPFVKQNPDYNVEVKRIIAQGDLVLVHSLAKTTKSDRGMAVVDIFRVKNNKVVEHWDVGQSVPEKSANDNTMFPLAGTPVQVKATSTKQVAANVKLVTTFYNDFFNKRDIHALTKYVAEDYIQHNPTVPTGRKPLESFIPILKQNPDNQAKIVRVIAEGDIVALHVHSTANKQDRGSAVIDIFRVANGKIVEHWDVVQQVPEQSANNNTMF from the coding sequence ATGCCAAGAAAAACATCTGTTTTGCTAAGTATGTCCCTCGCTTCTGTTCTGACCTTGAGTACCGTTGGTACTGCTGGAGCTGCTGCTGTAGATAGCACCAGTTGTCAGTCGGTAAACTCGGTATCTGTAAAAACCAAAACGGCTACTTCTACCGCTCCACAAACTCAACAGCAAAAAGCACAAAAACAATTAACACAAAATAAACAACTTGTTTTGAATATGTTTAAAACGATTTTTACTGAACATAAGCTTGATCAGGCTAGCCGCTATATTGCTACCGATTACATCCAGCATAACCCGCTCGCTGCCAATGGTCGCCAAGCCTTTGTCGACTTTTTCCAACCATTCGTTAAACAAAATCCAGATTACAACGTAGAGGTCAAACGCATCATTGCCCAAGGTGATCTGGTACTTGTACACAGTTTAGCAAAAACAACCAAATCCGATCGTGGCATGGCTGTTGTCGATATATTCCGCGTCAAAAACAATAAAGTCGTTGAGCATTGGGATGTCGGTCAATCCGTACCGGAAAAATCCGCCAATGACAATACTATGTTCCCGCTGGCAGGCACACCTGTACAAGTGAAAGCTACCAGCACCAAGCAGGTTGCCGCCAATGTGAAGCTGGTAACGACATTCTACAATGATTTTTTCAATAAAAGAGACATTCATGCTCTCACTAAATATGTAGCTGAGGATTACATCCAGCATAATCCTACTGTACCAACAGGACGCAAACCACTGGAATCCTTTATCCCGATATTGAAGCAAAACCCAGATAATCAGGCTAAAATTGTACGTGTCATTGCCGAAGGCGACATTGTAGCACTCCATGTTCATTCTACAGCCAACAAACAAGACCGCGGCTCTGCCGTCATCGATATTTTCCGCGTAGCCAACGGCAAAATTGTTGAACACTGGGATGTAGTTCAGCAGGTGCCAGAGCAGTCGGCGAATAATAATACGATGTTTTAA
- a CDS encoding PLP-dependent aminotransferase family protein yields the protein MEIMISYQRQLERHGHKYLALYHALREAILNGTLARGSRLPSTRKLAELYGISRGSAAEAYDLLLAEGYVESAVGRGTYVAAQLAELPKLPINDKSTDQSANYRSNEYESQQRIDTQAFPHKPYAITSVSADLSAVPTLPATDSLAHHHSLADHIQSAESASSMRPQLSRWGQRVLDLDNHVQDKNINTQHSLANAASSSFKQEGDLSPISFAPPDILLSGSSLSAWKTALASASRDMQSPDFASSTGIAGDERLREAICTHLGRTRGIQARPEQVVLCSGSMEVIVLLCQLLINEQDHVVLEDPCYNGIARAITASGGQIIPAPLDRHGILPQDWASQLLFVTPGRQFPTGVILPLARRQQLLQWADRHSAWIVEDDYDSEFRWGGRPIEPLKALDTSESVIYVGSFSKSMFSGLRIGYAVMPPGLSSALIAAKKLYDPLPSSQLEQRALARFMMRGEYMRHLRRMTRLYRSRFDVMQQHMDDTLHGLFDWMPTDSGLHRYGIWTQSVEQYESFRREASELQVQWRDAADSRLTPGPPSVCFSFAQMDEFQIEEGIRRLQLAWQRVLQNQW from the coding sequence ATGGAGATTATGATTTCCTATCAGCGTCAATTGGAGCGACATGGGCATAAATATTTGGCATTGTATCATGCGCTGCGAGAAGCGATATTGAATGGAACGCTTGCACGCGGCAGTCGCTTGCCTTCTACGCGTAAGCTGGCGGAGCTATACGGTATTTCGCGTGGGAGTGCGGCGGAAGCGTATGATCTACTGCTGGCAGAAGGGTATGTGGAATCTGCTGTTGGACGCGGCACGTACGTCGCTGCTCAACTCGCAGAGTTGCCGAAGCTTCCTATCAATGACAAGTCTACGGATCAATCGGCCAACTATCGGTCCAACGAATACGAATCACAGCAACGTATCGACACACAGGCATTTCCACACAAGCCGTATGCTATCACCTCTGTCTCAGCGGACTTATCAGCTGTACCCACATTACCTGCAACCGATTCGTTAGCCCATCATCATTCTCTTGCCGACCACATCCAGTCAGCAGAATCAGCATCATCCATGCGTCCGCAACTATCACGCTGGGGACAACGTGTGCTGGATCTCGATAATCATGTTCAAGATAAAAATATCAACACCCAGCATTCCCTAGCTAATGCAGCTTCCTCTTCATTTAAGCAAGAAGGCGATTTGTCGCCCATTTCGTTTGCACCGCCCGATATTTTATTGTCTGGTAGCTCGTTATCGGCATGGAAAACGGCACTCGCGTCGGCAAGCCGGGATATGCAATCGCCCGATTTTGCTAGCAGCACAGGCATTGCTGGAGATGAACGTCTACGCGAGGCGATTTGTACCCATTTGGGACGGACAAGAGGGATTCAGGCACGACCAGAGCAGGTTGTGCTGTGTAGCGGTTCGATGGAAGTGATTGTATTGCTGTGTCAGCTACTCATCAACGAGCAGGATCATGTGGTGCTGGAAGACCCTTGTTACAATGGCATCGCTCGTGCGATTACAGCAAGTGGCGGTCAGATTATACCTGCGCCGCTGGATCGGCATGGAATACTCCCACAGGATTGGGCATCACAGCTATTATTTGTTACACCGGGACGCCAGTTTCCGACAGGCGTTATTTTACCGCTGGCACGCCGTCAGCAGCTGCTGCAATGGGCAGATCGTCATTCGGCGTGGATTGTGGAGGATGATTACGATAGCGAATTTCGCTGGGGCGGACGTCCAATTGAGCCGCTCAAGGCACTGGATACGTCAGAGTCGGTCATCTACGTCGGTTCCTTTTCAAAAAGTATGTTTTCTGGTCTGCGTATCGGTTATGCGGTCATGCCGCCCGGTCTATCATCCGCGCTCATCGCAGCCAAAAAGCTGTATGATCCACTGCCGTCCTCGCAATTGGAGCAGCGTGCGCTGGCACGCTTTATGATGCGTGGCGAATATATGCGACATCTGCGTCGCATGACTCGACTGTATCGCTCTCGGTTTGATGTAATGCAGCAGCACATGGACGATACATTACATGGTCTGTTTGACTGGATGCCGACCGATTCGGGATTGCACCGGTATGGCATATGGACGCAATCGGTAGAGCAATATGAATCCTTTCGGCGCGAAGCTAGTGAGTTGCAGGTGCAGTGGCGGGATGCGGCAGATTCAAGATTAACGCCGGGACCGCCTTCGGTTTGCTTCAGTTTTGCCCAGATGGATGAGTTTCAGATTGAAGAAGGAATCCGGCGTTTGCAGCTGGCATGGCAACGGGTGTTGCAGAATCAATGGTAG
- the asd gene encoding archaetidylserine decarboxylase (Phosphatidylserine decarboxylase is synthesized as a single chain precursor. Generation of the pyruvoyl active site from a Ser is coupled to cleavage of a Gly-Ser bond between the larger (beta) and smaller (alpha chains). It is an integral membrane protein.), with product MANTMFRLFTELSSRKWVSRLTGSFAQSRASRAMIPKFIQMYGIPAEEAEKKLEDYHTLNEFFTRRLRPGARPVDADSMSLTSPVDALITAMGPLNNELIPNVKGQDYTLEELLNHSPRMESYRDGYMFVLYLSPRDYHRIHAPVTGKQTEREHIAGKVYPVNEKSMVNMRTVLSRNERQITYMAHQCGEVAVVKVGALNVSSIKYADEQRTSWNKGEELAYFEFGSTVVLLMQKGTFTPDERLTVGSRVKMGEKLGMLVDLEATRPYQRIKESELQKQ from the coding sequence ATGGCCAATACCATGTTTCGTCTGTTCACCGAGTTATCCTCTCGCAAATGGGTATCCCGACTAACAGGCAGCTTTGCCCAATCGCGCGCCAGCCGCGCTATGATTCCGAAGTTTATTCAAATGTACGGAATTCCGGCTGAAGAAGCAGAAAAAAAGCTGGAAGATTATCATACACTGAACGAATTTTTCACCCGGCGTCTGCGTCCCGGTGCACGACCAGTGGATGCTGACTCCATGTCGCTGACCAGCCCAGTGGATGCGCTGATCACAGCAATGGGACCGCTGAATAATGAGTTGATTCCCAATGTCAAAGGACAGGATTACACGCTGGAAGAACTGTTAAATCATTCGCCGCGTATGGAATCGTATCGAGATGGTTATATGTTCGTGCTGTACCTTAGTCCGCGCGACTATCATCGCATTCATGCTCCTGTTACTGGCAAACAAACCGAACGCGAGCATATCGCAGGTAAGGTGTATCCCGTTAACGAGAAAAGTATGGTCAATATGCGTACTGTACTTAGCCGCAATGAGCGCCAAATCACGTATATGGCGCACCAATGTGGCGAAGTCGCTGTCGTGAAAGTGGGCGCGCTGAATGTGAGCAGTATCAAGTATGCCGATGAACAGCGCACGAGCTGGAACAAGGGCGAGGAGCTAGCTTATTTTGAATTCGGCTCCACGGTTGTGTTATTAATGCAAAAAGGTACCTTTACGCCAGATGAACGACTGACCGTAGGCAGTCGCGTCAAAATGGGCGAAAAGCTTGGGATGCTGGTGGATCTAGAAGCAACACGTCCTTACCAGCGGATCAAGGAATCCGAATTGCAAAAGCAGTAA
- a CDS encoding AraC family transcriptional regulator, which produces MLELSPSSYILKPAFAKIFCEPEWRWPKREKPMPNYDLFYVWSGEGELILNGEPYAISKGSCFLFRPGDETTATHNPQKPLVLTYIHFDVDQPVSRVPVQYRMLEETIDFEYMLVRYVRLLLEQAFAAEEEARLILKQLMIHLLREEQRKPVPRKVSNQLNETIQEVANYIRQHPSLAHRVEDLAARAGLSPRYFSIKFKELIGVSVQSYIIRMRIERAEHLLVYTGMNVTEVADALGYRDIFFFSRQFKQYTGKSPSEIR; this is translated from the coding sequence ATGCTGGAATTATCGCCATCTTCTTACATATTAAAACCGGCTTTTGCCAAAATCTTCTGTGAACCGGAGTGGCGCTGGCCAAAGCGGGAAAAACCGATGCCGAACTATGATCTGTTCTACGTATGGAGCGGAGAAGGAGAATTGATTCTGAACGGAGAGCCGTATGCGATCAGCAAAGGCAGCTGTTTTCTGTTCCGTCCGGGTGACGAGACGACTGCCACTCATAATCCGCAAAAGCCGCTGGTGCTCACGTATATTCACTTTGACGTAGATCAGCCAGTGAGCCGAGTACCCGTACAATATCGCATGCTGGAAGAAACGATTGATTTTGAATATATGCTTGTTCGTTATGTACGTCTGCTGCTAGAGCAGGCATTTGCTGCGGAGGAGGAAGCGCGTCTGATTCTGAAACAGCTGATGATCCATCTGCTGCGTGAGGAACAGCGCAAGCCTGTACCGCGCAAGGTCAGCAATCAGTTGAACGAAACGATTCAGGAAGTGGCAAACTATATTCGTCAGCATCCAAGTCTGGCGCATCGCGTAGAAGATCTAGCTGCGCGTGCGGGGCTGTCGCCACGCTATTTTTCCATCAAATTCAAAGAACTGATCGGTGTGTCGGTACAATCGTACATCATTCGTATGCGGATCGAACGCGCTGAGCATCTGTTGGTATATACCGGCATGAATGTGACCGAAGTGGCAGATGCGCTAGGGTATCGTGATATTTTCTTTTTCAGTCGCCAATTCAAGCAATACACTGGCAAAAGCCCTTCCGAAATTCGCTGA